Part of the Gemmatimonadaceae bacterium genome, GCGTCGTGCACATCGGGCACCAGCACCGCCATCGCCGCCTGCTTCACCTCGCACACGCGCGTGTCCGGCACGAGCTCTACGCGCACCGAATCCCAGGCCTCCGCGCACTGCACACGCACTGTCCAGACGCCGGTGGCCTGCTCGCCGCAGAGTCGAATGATGTCCGGGCGCGTACGCAGAGAGGTCACGAAGCGATTCATGCGGACGCACCCACGTCCACCGTGGCCAATGGCGGCAAGCTGTCCAGAAAGCGCGCCACCTGCTGATCGAACAGGTAGCTGGAGCCGCTGACTGCCGTGCCACCGGGCACGGCGCGTGCGGCAATGGCGATCTCTTCACCGCCCTGCCCCCGTAGCACCACGTGCGATGGTCCGCGTTTCTCGGGAAACGCCGCATACACGCCGCCGAGCCGGGCAAAGAAGCGCGTCGCGTGGTCGAGCACCGCCGGAATATCGAGTGCCGTCAGGCGGTCCTGCAGCTGACGGGATGATTGCTGATGCATGACGACGGGAAGAGGAAAGTGCAGCAGGCGCGATGCGCGTTTGGAAATCTGTGAGGGGAGTCGCGGAAACGTCAGGGCGATAGATCGTCCACCGGAAAGACCACAGTCACGCCCTGCGACGTGCCGCTCTCTCGGACGTCATCGCACTGCACATTGCCGCCCAACCGCCGTACCAACGAGACGAGCAGGGCGATGTCCAGCGGCGTAATGCTGGGATGACGCGCCATGCCCGGAAGTTCGGTGTCCACCAGCGCACTGACGCGCGGGGACATGTCCGGGAGAGGCGCGCCCGACCATTCGAAGCGATGGGCGATGAAGCCGCGCCCCAATTCCACATCGGCGTGGATCGCCTGGCGGCCGTCGTCTCGCTGCAGCACCTGTCCCATCAACAGCGTCAGCAATCGCGCCAGCCAGCGCCCATCGGTGCGCAGGGTGGGCAACAACACCGTGGGTTCGCCATGCGTTATGGGTACCGTGCGGAGTCGCGCGCGCCACCCTTGAAGCGCGTCCAGGAGCGGGGCGCGCGGATCGACTTCACTGATCTCCGGCGCGTGTGCGCCACATTCCACCGCCGCCAGCTCCTCGGCCGCCAAGGCGGTGGCCCGTACCGCCTCCAGCGTGCGACCCTCCGGCATGTCGATATCCATCGACTGGCGAATCCGTTGCGTCAGGGTGGTCAGGAACCGATCGCGACGGCGGCGGTCCGCGTCGGCGGTCCGCGCCTCACGCTCCAGGGCATCATTCGCGTCGGCCAGCGCCGCGTTGCTGCGACGCAACGCATCGATGAGCGCCGCTTTGTCGGCCGTGGCCGCCAACTGGTCGGCCACCAGGCGCACCAACGCCCGCTGCTGGTCGCTCACCGGCGTGGGATCGGTAAAGTAGAACGCGATCGCCCCGACTGGCCCTTCGGCCCCGATCAGCGGCGCCGCCACGATCGATCGGAATCCCAGTTCTTCCGCGACCTCATGCCACGCATCCAGCGACGGATCAGCAAAGACGTCAGGGATCTCCACCAGTCGGCGTTCCGCCACCGCCAGTCCGCTTGGTCCGTCGCCAACGCGCACCCGCAGCGCGCCAATCCAATTCTGGTGACGTGCCGGCCACCGGTGCTGCGCCACCGGCCTGAGCAGCTCGCCATCATCACCCACCTGCATGATCAGCGAAAAGGCCGCGCCAAGAATGGGTGTCACGCGATCGAGCGCCACCTGCTGGACATCGCTGGGTCGGTCTGCCAGCAGGAACGCGTGGGCGATCTCGCGAATGGCGAGAAGTTCAAGGATGTCGGACACAGGGGCAAGCTAAGCCGACGTGTCTCTCTCTGCAGCGATCGACGACCGCCGACATCGCGGCTGGCCGCCGGTGGTGCTAAGCTCTCACGGCCCGACCTTCCCCTGAGCCTCCCTCCAATGACGCGCCTCGTTCTCGCTCTGGCCTGTGTGTCCATCGCCGTGACGCCTCGCCTCGCCGCCATCGGCCAAGGAGGACTCGCGCGACACCCGGCGCGCGCGCCGATCTCACACCAGCGACAGGCGCGACAAATCGACTCGTTGGCGCGTGAGGCCGTGACATCGCGGCGACTGGCCTCAGTGTCCATCGGTGTCGTGCAGGGACCCGACACCATCCTGCTGCGCGCGTGGGGTGATGCATCACACCGTCCGACTCGCCCGGCCACTCCGGCCACGGTTTACCGACTGGCCTCGCTCACCAAGCAGTTCACCTCGGCCATCATCTTGCAGCTCATTGCCGAGCAACGGCTCGCGCTCACCGATACGCTGGGCAAGTTCCTGCCGTGGGTGCCCGCGTCGTGGCGCGGGGTGACCATCCAGCAATTGCTCAATCACACCTCCGGCATCCCCAGCTATACCAGCCTCGGCGCGCCCTGGGTGGCCCGTTGGGCCGAGGATATGTCGCCGGATACGATCATCGCGCTCACCGCGGGACGGCCGCTGGACTTTGCGCCGGGAAGCGGTTGGCGATACGACAACACCGGCTACGTCATTCTCGGTCGTCTTATCGAGCTGCTCGACAACCGCCCGTATGCCGCCTCGGTCGCGTCCCGCATCGCCCAGCCGCTCGGGCTCACCACGTTGCGATACTGTCCCACGGTGCCGATCCCGCCGCGTGATGCGGTGGGAACGGAGGCCGCGCCCGGCAAGACCTTTCGACCGGCCGCCGCCCTGTCGCTGACGCAGCCCTTCGCCGCGGGTGCCCTCTGCGCATCGGCTGGTGAATTGATTCGATGGAACGTGGCGCTGCATGGTGGGCATGTGGTGACGGCACCGCTGTACCTCCGCATGACAACGCCCGAGGGTGCCGCCCGGACCACTCACTATGGGTTTGGCATTGGCCGAGATAGCACGGGTGGACGCCTGCGATACACGCACAGCGGCGGTATCAACGGGTTTGCCACCAGCAATAGTTTCTGGCCTGACAGTGCACTGTCGGTGGTGGTTTTGGCGAACACGGAAGGCAATGAGGTGGATGCACTGGCCGAGCAGATTCGTCGCGTGTTGATGGGAGAACCGTTGGTCCCTCGACCAAAGCCGATCGCGCTGACTCGCGCGCAACTGTCCGCGCACGCGGGTCGGTATGAACTCACACTGCCGTCGCGCACCATTGGTCTCACGGTGCGCGTGGCTGGCGCGTATCTGCTCGCGACATTTGACGGTGACTCCCCCACCACGATGGTGCCCATTGCCGCGCATCGATTCATGTCGGAGCAGGACGCGAATACGCAGCTGGTGTTTGCGTTGACCGACGGACATGTCACGGGCATCACGCTGGAATCCGGCCCCCAGAAATTCACGGGGCGTCGCGTTGGCGACGCCCCGTGATTCCGGTGTGACGGCGACGGACGCTTAGCGGCCGTGCCGGCGGCGCGCCACGGCGCGCTTTACGTCGCGCTTCTCCCGCTGCAACACACGCTCGTCACGACGGATCTCCCGGGTGTCACGACGGACTTCACCGCGGCGTCCATCGCGCAGGTCCTGACGCCGATCGGCGCGGTCTTCCCGCAATTCGCGCTGGGCCATCCGGACCTCCCGCACTTCACGACGCACCGAGCGCTGCGCGGACGCGGTGGCGACTGGCAACAGGGCGAGTATCGCGAGGGCAATGACAGTGCGACGCATGGTGATCTCCCTTGACCAAGTGCATCCGGCGGCCGCCGACCCTGGTGTGGCGACCACCCGTGATGCGTACGTGTAGGGAGACGCCGGCGCGCGACGCATGTTAATGGAAAGACGGGAGACGGGAGAATGGAGACGGGAGACATCCGGTCGGCCGGACGTCTTCCGTGTTTCCATCTCCCGTCTCCTACCGCACCAGCTTCGCCGCCACGTATTCCTTGACCTTCCCCGCGGCGATTCGCTCCTGCGCCAACGAATCCCGGTCACGCACCGTGACCGTGTCGTCACTCGTGCTTTGCGGATCGATCGTCACGCAGAACGGCGTGCCCACTTCGTCCTGTCGGCGGTAGCGCTTGCCGATAGATCCGGACTCGTCGTAGTCCACCTTGAACGCGCCCCGCAAGTCTTCGACGATGCGGTGCGCCATTTCCGGTTGGCCATCCTTCTTCGTCAGCGGGAAGATCGCCGCCTTGATGGGCGCAAGCGACGGATGCAGGCCGAGCACCACGCGCCCTTCGTCCTCGCCCGCCACCGACTCCTCCCGGTACGCGTTGACCAACGCGGCCAGCGTCACGCGATCGGCGCCCACCGAGGTCTCAATCACGTACGGCACGTACCGTTTGTTGTTAAGCTGGTCGAAATACTCCAGCTTCTTCGAGGAAAACTGCTGATGCTGCGTGAGATCGAAGTCGCCGCGATTGTGCACGCCTTCAATTTCCTGGAAGCCCAGCGTGCCGCCGAAATCGAACGTGACGTCGAACGCTGCGCGCGCATAGTGCGCCAGCTCACCGGCGGTGTGCTGGTGGAATCGCAGGCGCTCCGGTGACAACCCGAGCGCCAGATGCCAGTCCATGCGCTGCTGCTTCCACTGCTCGAACCATGCCATATCCGTGCCGGGCTCGACGAAGAACTGCATCTCCATCTGCTCGAATTCGCGCGTGCGGAAGATGAAATTGCCCGGCGTGATCTCGTTGCGGAACGCCTTGCCGATCTGGGCGATGCCGAACGGCACTTTCTGGCGCATCGACTGCTGCACGTTCAGGAAGTTCACGAAGATGCCCTGTGCCGTTTCCGGACGCAGGTACACGATCGACGCGCTCTCCTCCAGCGCGCCCATGTACGTCTTGAACATCAGGTTGAAGTTGCGGGCCTCCGTCAGCTGGCACTGGTCCGCCTGGCCGGGCTGCTTGCTGGGCTTCTGCGGGCACTTCGCATCTTCCAGCTTGTCGGCGCGGAACCGGCCCTTGCACGTCTTGCAGTCCACCAGCGGGTCGACAAATCCCGCCACGTGGCCGCTCGCTTCCCACGTGCGTGGATGCATCAGGATGGCCGCGTCGAGTCCTTCGATATCGTCGCGCGCCCGCACCATCGCATTCCACCAGCGATCCTTGATGTTGCGCTTGAGCTCCACGCCCAACGGACCGTAGTCCCACACCGATCCGGTGCCGCCGTAGATCTCGGAGGACTGGAAGATGAAGCCGCGTCGCTTGCACAGCGAAACGAGTTTTTCCATCACGTCGGGTTGAGCAGCCATCGTTGAGGACTCGCAGAAAGTCGAAGTGGTGTGGCTCGGACGACAACGCCGTCAGGACGAGCGCAAATGCGCCACGATCAGGTCCCCGTGATCGCGACCGTTCTCGATGAAGATGCGATTCGCCTGCAATCCGGAGGCGATCACCCCCGCAAGGTAGAGGCCCGGCAGCGGGGTCGCCATCGTGAGTGGATCGTGGGCCGGAATCCCGGTGGTGGCATCGATCGGCACGCCAACCTGCGCCAACAGACCGGTTTCCGGGAGATACCCCGTCATTGTGTAGACCTGGGTGGCCGGCAGGCGTTGTTCGCCCGATGCCGACCGCACCACCACGGCCTCCGGTTCAATGGCCGTCACCCGCGCGCCAAACACCGCGGCGATCTGCCCTTCGCGGATGCGAGCCTCAATCTCCGGCCGCACCCACGGCTTGATGTTCGGATCGAGCGCGTCGCCAAAATGCACCATGGTCACGCGACCGCCGGAGCGGTGCATATCGAGCGCGGCGTCCACGGCGGAATTTCCCCCGCCCACAATCACCACGGTTTCGTTCCAGGCGTCGTGCCCGTCCACGTATCCGTGGCGCACATGGGGCAGCGCCTCCCCGGGCACCTGCAGACGATTGGGGCGACCGAAATATCCCGTCGCGACCACCACTGCGCGGGCCGCAGTGACGCGCGTCGCGCCGCTGCGATGCCGCGTCTCCACGCGCCAGCGCGGCGCGCCACGCGCGTCATCGGCATCCGGGATCGCCGTCAGTTGCTCCACCGACTCGAATGCGCGCACATCCAACCCGAAATGCGTCGCCACGCCACGGTAGTACGCCAGCGCATCGCGACGCGTGGGCTTCTCGGTGGCGACAATGAACGGCACACCGCCAATGGCAATGCGTTCGGCCGTCGAGAAGAACGTCATGTACGTGGGATAGCCGGCGATGCCACTGACAATGGGACCGCGGTCGAACACCACGGCGGTCAGTCCCGCGCGCTGCGCGGCGATGGCCGCCGCCAGCCCGCAGGGACCAGCGCCCACCACCACCAGGTCTACGTGCTCAGACCGAGTCATGCACCCCGATGATCTGATCCCGCCGCGTACCCACACTGACAAACGCAATCGGCGTTTCGCACAAGGCTTCTATCCGATCGAGGTACACTCGCGCGGCGCGCGGCAGATCCGACAATTGACGGGCGTCCTGCGTGGGTTGCCGCCAGCCTTCGTACCACTCATACACGGGCTGCGCCTGCTCCAGCATCTGCAGATCAGCCGGAAACTCCGTATGCAGCTCACCGTCCACCTGATATCCGGTGCAGATCGCCAGCTTCGGCAGCGTGTCCAGGACGTCCAGCTTGGTCATGGCCAGTCCGGTCAGTCCGTTCACGCGCGCCGCGTACCGAACCACCACGCCGTCAAACCAACCACACCGACGCGGCCGTCCCGTGGTCGCGCCATACTCGTTCCCCAACTTTCGCACTTCGCTGTGCAACGGCTCTTCCAGCTCCGTCGGCAGCGGGCCGTTGCCCACGCGCGTCGTATAGGCCTTCACCACTCCCAGCGCCGACTGAATCGACATCGGGGAGATTCCCACGCCGGTGGCGGCTCCGCCCACGGTGGTATTGCTCGACGTCACAAACGGATACGTCCCGTGATCGACATCGAGCAACGAGCCCTGCGCGCCCTCCAGCAACACGGCCGCGCCACTCTTGATGGCACGGTGGACGCACAGCCCCACATCCTCGGCAATCGCCATCAATCGCGGCGTAAGCGCCGAGAGCGCCTGCATGGTCTCGTCGACGGACGCCCGCGCGTCAGCCCCGGTGCGTTCCAGCTGCGCGTTCGCTCGCTCAACGCCCGCCGCGACCAACTCACGCAAGCGATCAGGATGACGCAAATCCAACACGCGCACGCCGCGACGCGCGACTTTGTCCTCGTACGCCATGCCGATGCCGCGACCCGTGGTGCCGATCGCCTTGCTGGCAGCGCTCGCCTTGTCCAGCAGCTTGTGATACGGCATCACCAGATGCGCGCGTTCGCTCACATACAGGCGCCCTTCGACATCGATGCCGTCCGCCACCAACTCGTCGATTTCGACGAACAGGGTCTCCGGATCGAGCACCACACCATTACCGATGGCACACCGCACCCCCGGATGCATGATGCCGCTGGGAACCTGATGGAGCACGAACGATCGCTCGCCGATGTGGACCGTATGACCGGCGTTGGCGCCGCCCTGATAGCGCACCACCCAGTCGGCCTTTTCCGCCAACACGTCCACCAGCTTGCCTTTGCCTTCGTCGCCCCACTGCGCGCCCACCACCACCATCGTGCGCGTTGTCGTATCGAACATGCGAGATCCTGAGTCGGTGCGGCTGGCCATTGAGCCGTCACGGTTTCCGCGCACAAAAAAACGCCCTGCGGGCGGTCCGCTGGGCGTTGGTGGAATCTAGCCATCGATAGGACGGGAGCAACATCGGTCTCCCCGTCTCCCCGTCTCCCCGTCTCCCCGTCTCCCCGTCTCCCGTCTCCCGTCTCCCTACCCCACCAGCGCCGCCCCCATCACCAGCACCGCCACCAACAGACCCAATCCGCTCTTCACCGCCGCCGCCACCGCCCGACCAACCAGTGCGCCCGTCGCCACGCGGGTCGGGTCACTGCGTTGCGAATGGTGCACCGTCATCTCGCCCACAAACGCACCGACAAACGCGCCCAGAAACGCGCCGGCCAGTGACCCGACCACGGGAACCGGCACCCCCATCACGGCCCCGATGAGCCCGCCGATAATGGCGCCCCACGACGCCCGCTTCGAGCCGCCATACTGCCGCGTGTACCGGCCGGCAATCGTGTACTCGAGCACCTCCGCAATGATCACAATTATGCTCGCGGCCGCCAGCGTCACCAGCCCGACACCACCA contains:
- a CDS encoding GAF domain-containing protein codes for the protein MSDILELLAIREIAHAFLLADRPSDVQQVALDRVTPILGAAFSLIMQVGDDGELLRPVAQHRWPARHQNWIGALRVRVGDGPSGLAVAERRLVEIPDVFADPSLDAWHEVAEELGFRSIVAAPLIGAEGPVGAIAFYFTDPTPVSDQQRALVRLVADQLAATADKAALIDALRRSNAALADANDALEREARTADADRRRRDRFLTTLTQRIRQSMDIDMPEGRTLEAVRATALAAEELAAVECGAHAPEISEVDPRAPLLDALQGWRARLRTVPITHGEPTVLLPTLRTDGRWLARLLTLLMGQVLQRDDGRQAIHADVELGRGFIAHRFEWSGAPLPDMSPRVSALVDTELPGMARHPSITPLDIALLVSLVRRLGGNVQCDDVRESGTSQGVTVVFPVDDLSP
- a CDS encoding serine hydrolase, with the protein product MTRLVLALACVSIAVTPRLAAIGQGGLARHPARAPISHQRQARQIDSLAREAVTSRRLASVSIGVVQGPDTILLRAWGDASHRPTRPATPATVYRLASLTKQFTSAIILQLIAEQRLALTDTLGKFLPWVPASWRGVTIQQLLNHTSGIPSYTSLGAPWVARWAEDMSPDTIIALTAGRPLDFAPGSGWRYDNTGYVILGRLIELLDNRPYAASVASRIAQPLGLTTLRYCPTVPIPPRDAVGTEAAPGKTFRPAAALSLTQPFAAGALCASAGELIRWNVALHGGHVVTAPLYLRMTTPEGAARTTHYGFGIGRDSTGGRLRYTHSGGINGFATSNSFWPDSALSVVVLANTEGNEVDALAEQIRRVLMGEPLVPRPKPIALTRAQLSAHAGRYELTLPSRTIGLTVRVAGAYLLATFDGDSPTTMVPIAAHRFMSEQDANTQLVFALTDGHVTGITLESGPQKFTGRRVGDAP
- a CDS encoding glycine--tRNA ligase, with translation MAAQPDVMEKLVSLCKRRGFIFQSSEIYGGTGSVWDYGPLGVELKRNIKDRWWNAMVRARDDIEGLDAAILMHPRTWEASGHVAGFVDPLVDCKTCKGRFRADKLEDAKCPQKPSKQPGQADQCQLTEARNFNLMFKTYMGALEESASIVYLRPETAQGIFVNFLNVQQSMRQKVPFGIAQIGKAFRNEITPGNFIFRTREFEQMEMQFFVEPGTDMAWFEQWKQQRMDWHLALGLSPERLRFHQHTAGELAHYARAAFDVTFDFGGTLGFQEIEGVHNRGDFDLTQHQQFSSKKLEYFDQLNNKRYVPYVIETSVGADRVTLAALVNAYREESVAGEDEGRVVLGLHPSLAPIKAAIFPLTKKDGQPEMAHRIVEDLRGAFKVDYDESGSIGKRYRRQDEVGTPFCVTIDPQSTSDDTVTVRDRDSLAQERIAAGKVKEYVAAKLVR
- the ypdA gene encoding YpdA family putative bacillithiol disulfide reductase, whose translation is MTRSEHVDLVVVGAGPCGLAAAIAAQRAGLTAVVFDRGPIVSGIAGYPTYMTFFSTAERIAIGGVPFIVATEKPTRRDALAYYRGVATHFGLDVRAFESVEQLTAIPDADDARGAPRWRVETRHRSGATRVTAARAVVVATGYFGRPNRLQVPGEALPHVRHGYVDGHDAWNETVVIVGGGNSAVDAALDMHRSGGRVTMVHFGDALDPNIKPWVRPEIEARIREGQIAAVFGARVTAIEPEAVVVRSASGEQRLPATQVYTMTGYLPETGLLAQVGVPIDATTGIPAHDPLTMATPLPGLYLAGVIASGLQANRIFIENGRDHGDLIVAHLRSS
- a CDS encoding adenylosuccinate synthase codes for the protein MFDTTTRTMVVVGAQWGDEGKGKLVDVLAEKADWVVRYQGGANAGHTVHIGERSFVLHQVPSGIMHPGVRCAIGNGVVLDPETLFVEIDELVADGIDVEGRLYVSERAHLVMPYHKLLDKASAASKAIGTTGRGIGMAYEDKVARRGVRVLDLRHPDRLRELVAAGVERANAQLERTGADARASVDETMQALSALTPRLMAIAEDVGLCVHRAIKSGAAVLLEGAQGSLLDVDHGTYPFVTSSNTTVGGAATGVGISPMSIQSALGVVKAYTTRVGNGPLPTELEEPLHSEVRKLGNEYGATTGRPRRCGWFDGVVVRYAARVNGLTGLAMTKLDVLDTLPKLAICTGYQVDGELHTEFPADLQMLEQAQPVYEWYEGWRQPTQDARQLSDLPRAARVYLDRIEALCETPIAFVSVGTRRDQIIGVHDSV
- a CDS encoding DUF456 domain-containing protein, with product MDISVAPTLALILLGAALLGSLLLVPLGLPGLWVMLGATLLYWVVVPAGGVGLVTLAAASIIVIIAEVLEYTIAGRYTRQYGGSKRASWGAIIGGLIGAVMGVPVPVVGSLAGAFLGAFVGAFVGEMTVHHSQRSDPTRVATGALVGRAVAAAVKSGLGLLVAVLVMGAALVG